From a single Azospirillum fermentarium genomic region:
- a CDS encoding chemotaxis protein CheA yields the protein MEDLSRFKQTYFDESAELLAVAETGLLNLTPGAVDLDEVNAIFRAVHSIKGGGGAFGFTDLVAFAHEFETVMDGVRNETIPVSNALVDTLIRANDVLGQLLAYAREGGETPDGVTGGVVDKLRHFLAGGSGDAHAGNAAPAAPAAAPAADVPAYPDDEDDEAGIFGDAMAALDAARAEAGESDGLTRWTIVFKPKSDLLLSGNEPTFMLRALRRLGEATITCHTDALPALQAMEGEQLYLWWTVELVASGDVEIEDINDVFEFVADECDIRITANAPPPIPVPEPAPRAEPAAPAIPDPVPVAAAPASASAAPAAAAAPKADAPRRPAGGEHAGLTSHTIRVDLDKIDRLVNMVGEMVITQAMIAEHVRELPQGEFQELLEGLEQLAQHTRELRESVMSIRAQPVSSVFSRMPRLVRELGGETGKEVMLVTSGETTEVDKTVVENLVDPLTHMIRNSIDHGLEGPDERERVGKPRAGTVHLSAQHRSGRIVIEVADDGRGINRPRVLAKAIEKGLVAPGSNLTDEEIDNLIFLPGFSTADKVSNISGRGVGMDVVRRNISSLGGRIGVYSTPGEGSRFVLSLPLTLAVLDGMVISVGEERFVLPLTNIVESLRPKPEDLHGLVGQCDVMMARGEYVRLVYLHKLFGIPHAQGDATRGLVVLVETEDGSRLGLVVDEVLGQQQVVIKSLEANFRRLDGVAAATILGDGRVALILDVAGLREMSRHADHAGTRAATMAAQLAAPPAALPAPSA from the coding sequence GTGGAAGATCTCAGCCGCTTCAAACAGACCTATTTCGACGAAAGCGCCGAGCTGCTGGCGGTGGCGGAAACCGGGCTGCTGAACCTGACGCCGGGGGCGGTGGACCTGGACGAGGTCAACGCCATCTTCCGCGCCGTCCATTCCATCAAGGGCGGCGGCGGCGCCTTCGGCTTCACCGATCTGGTGGCCTTCGCCCATGAATTCGAAACCGTCATGGACGGCGTGCGCAACGAGACGATCCCCGTCAGCAACGCGCTCGTCGATACGCTGATCCGCGCCAACGACGTGCTGGGCCAGTTGCTGGCCTATGCCCGCGAGGGCGGCGAGACGCCCGACGGCGTGACCGGCGGCGTGGTGGACAAGCTGCGCCATTTCCTGGCCGGCGGCAGCGGCGATGCGCACGCCGGCAACGCGGCCCCCGCCGCCCCGGCGGCCGCCCCCGCCGCGGACGTTCCCGCCTATCCCGACGACGAGGACGACGAGGCCGGCATCTTCGGCGATGCCATGGCCGCCCTCGACGCCGCCCGGGCCGAGGCCGGCGAGTCGGACGGGCTGACCCGCTGGACCATCGTCTTCAAGCCCAAATCCGACCTCCTGCTCTCGGGCAACGAGCCGACGTTCATGCTGCGCGCCCTGCGCCGGCTGGGCGAGGCCACCATCACCTGCCACACCGACGCCCTGCCCGCCCTTCAGGCCATGGAGGGCGAACAGCTTTACCTGTGGTGGACGGTGGAGCTGGTGGCATCCGGCGACGTGGAGATCGAGGACATCAACGACGTCTTCGAATTCGTCGCCGACGAATGCGACATCCGCATCACCGCCAACGCCCCGCCCCCCATCCCCGTCCCCGAACCGGCCCCCCGGGCGGAACCGGCGGCCCCCGCCATCCCCGATCCGGTCCCGGTGGCCGCCGCCCCGGCCTCCGCCTCGGCGGCCCCGGCAGCGGCCGCCGCACCCAAGGCCGACGCCCCGCGGCGCCCGGCGGGCGGCGAACACGCCGGGCTGACCAGCCACACCATCCGCGTGGACCTGGACAAGATCGACCGGCTGGTCAACATGGTCGGCGAGATGGTCATCACCCAGGCCATGATCGCCGAACACGTGCGCGAACTGCCCCAGGGCGAGTTCCAGGAACTGCTGGAGGGGCTGGAGCAACTGGCCCAGCACACCCGCGAGCTGCGGGAAAGCGTGATGTCCATCCGCGCCCAGCCGGTGTCCAGCGTCTTCTCCCGCATGCCGCGTCTGGTGCGCGAGCTGGGGGGGGAAACGGGCAAGGAGGTGATGCTCGTCACCTCGGGCGAGACGACGGAGGTGGACAAGACGGTGGTGGAAAACCTCGTCGATCCGCTGACCCACATGATCCGCAACTCCATCGACCACGGGCTGGAGGGGCCGGACGAGCGCGAACGGGTGGGCAAGCCGCGGGCCGGCACCGTGCACCTGTCGGCGCAGCACCGCTCGGGCCGCATCGTGATCGAGGTGGCCGACGACGGCCGCGGCATCAACCGCCCCCGCGTGCTGGCCAAGGCCATCGAAAAGGGGCTGGTGGCGCCGGGCAGCAACCTGACCGACGAAGAGATCGACAACCTGATCTTCCTGCCGGGCTTCTCCACCGCCGACAAGGTGTCCAACATCTCGGGCCGCGGGGTGGGGATGGACGTGGTGCGGCGGAACATCTCCTCCCTTGGCGGGCGCATCGGCGTCTATTCCACGCCGGGCGAAGGGTCGCGCTTCGTGCTGTCGCTGCCGCTGACGCTGGCGGTGCTGGACGGCATGGTGATTTCGGTGGGCGAGGAGCGCTTCGTGCTGCCGCTCACCAACATCGTGGAAAGCCTGCGGCCCAAGCCCGAGGATCTGCACGGGCTGGTCGGCCAGTGCGACGTGATGATGGCGCGCGGCGAATACGTGCGGCTGGTCTATCTGCACAAGCTGTTCGGCATCCCGCATGCCCAGGGCGATGCCACCCGCGGGCTGGTGGTGCTGGTGGAGACCGAGGACGGATCGCGGCTGGGGCTGGTGGTGGACGAGGTTCTGGGCCAGCAGCAGGTGGTCATCAAGAGCCTGGAGGCCAATTTCCGCCGCCTGGACGGGGTGGCCGCCGCCACCATCCTGGGCGACGGGCGCGTGGCGCTGATCCTGGACGTGGCCGGCCTGCGCGAGATGAGCCGGCACGCCGACCACGCCGGCACCCGTGCCGCCACCATGGCCGCCCAACTGGCCGCACCGCCCGCGGCCTTGCCGGCCCCGTCGGCCTGA
- a CDS encoding response regulator — MEPVVKKKVLSVDDSRTMRDMVSFTLKGAGYEVVEAGDGQQALSVLAANKVDLIITDLNMPVMDGLTLIRRVRSSPAHRTLPILMLTTESDERKKTEGRTAGATGWIVKPFNPEKLISVVKKVCG, encoded by the coding sequence ATGGAGCCAGTCGTGAAGAAGAAGGTTCTGTCCGTCGATGATTCCCGCACCATGCGCGACATGGTGTCCTTCACCCTGAAGGGTGCGGGGTACGAGGTGGTGGAGGCCGGCGACGGCCAGCAGGCGCTGTCGGTCCTGGCCGCCAACAAGGTGGACCTCATCATCACCGACCTGAACATGCCGGTGATGGACGGGCTGACCCTGATCCGCCGGGTGCGCTCGTCCCCCGCCCACCGCACGCTGCCGATCCTGATGCTGACCACGGAATCGGACGAACGGAAGAAGACCGAGGGGCGCACCGCCGGTGCCACCGGCTGGATCGTCAAGCCGTTCAACCCGGAAAAGCTGATTTCGGTGGTCAAGAAGGTGTGCGGCTGA
- a CDS encoding STAS domain-containing protein, whose product MTLIKWSEEGGRVRLGLPSDLDLPMAQPLVDSLRHGFQTGESVTLAADAVERVSTACVQAMLVAAAHATETGRGFVIATPSEALRDTCDDLGLGPWLKQWSQS is encoded by the coding sequence GTGACCCTGATCAAATGGAGCGAGGAGGGCGGGCGCGTGCGCCTGGGCCTGCCCAGCGACCTGGATCTGCCCATGGCTCAACCGCTGGTGGACAGCCTGCGCCACGGCTTCCAGACCGGCGAAAGCGTGACGCTGGCGGCGGACGCGGTGGAACGGGTGTCCACGGCGTGCGTGCAGGCCATGCTGGTTGCCGCCGCCCACGCCACCGAAACCGGCCGCGGCTTCGTCATCGCCACCCCGTCGGAGGCGTTGCGCGACACCTGTGACGATCTGGGCCTCGGCCCGTGGCTGAAGCAATGGAGCCAGTCGTGA
- a CDS encoding sensor histidine kinase has product MMPWTTVVAVSAAYLAVLFAVAHWADRRAEAGRSVIASPYVYALSLGVFCTTWTFYGSVGRAAALGIGFLPIYLGPTLLMLAGPFLLRKILRVAKAQRVTSIADFLASRYGRSQGLGGLVALIAVVGVTPYIALQLKAVAVSFDVLTGTDPTGRGGGLVLPVVLDNAFYVAMGMAAFAIIFGTRHIDAAEHHQGMVAAVAFESLVKLLAFLAVGGFVVWGMNGGGADLFARAAAHPEISRLLTDGPAMGDGVWVTTTLLALAAVLCLPRQFQVMVIENTDERHLTRALWLFPLYMLLINLFVLPVAVAGLLHHRGAVDPDVFVVSLPLAGDAPWLALLAFIGGLSAATGMIIVEAIALSTMVCNDLVMPLLLHFRRQEMERTPDLSPMLLRVRRAAIVMILLLGYAYYRFTGQAYALVAIGLISFAAVAQFAPALVGAVMWAGATRRGALAGLSGGIAVWAYTLLLPSFARSGWLPASFIEAGPWGVAVLKPYALFGLTGLDPLSHALFWSMLVNIGLYVAVSLLDDPDLGERAQATAFTQAFTETVPPGGGGDGGERPWRGRVEVEGLQRIVARFLGPQRAEAAFAAYFAERGKAVPAPGRPAPAGLVRHAERLLSGAIGSASARVALASAATGAEVSRAELMRMLDETSHVIEYSRQLEDKTAELERASAALRAANERLQELDRLKDEFLSTVTHELRTPLTSIRALSEILFDDPGAEVEQRQQFLSIIIRESERLTRLINQVLDMAKIEAGEMDWTIAPLDPARMVDEAATATAQLFQDKGIALAVTLAPALPPVLGDHDRLVQVVVNLLSNAAKFTPENGHVTVTAEAGDGEVLVRVADDGPGIAPEHHAAVFDRFRQVGDTMTDKPQGTGLGLAICKRIVEHLHGRLWVDSAPGRGATFSFTMPFASSCPIPPAGVTDAAAARQRP; this is encoded by the coding sequence ATGATGCCCTGGACCACGGTGGTGGCGGTGTCGGCGGCCTATCTGGCGGTGCTGTTCGCGGTGGCCCATTGGGCCGACCGGCGGGCGGAGGCCGGGCGCAGCGTCATCGCCTCCCCGTACGTCTACGCGCTGTCGCTGGGGGTGTTCTGCACCACCTGGACCTTTTACGGGTCGGTGGGGCGGGCGGCGGCGCTGGGCATCGGGTTCCTGCCCATCTACCTCGGCCCGACCCTGCTGATGCTGGCCGGGCCGTTCCTGCTGCGCAAGATCCTGCGGGTGGCCAAGGCCCAGCGCGTGACCTCCATCGCCGATTTCCTGGCGTCCCGCTATGGCCGCAGCCAGGGGCTGGGCGGTCTGGTGGCGCTGATCGCCGTGGTGGGAGTCACCCCCTACATCGCGTTGCAGTTGAAGGCGGTGGCCGTCAGCTTCGACGTGCTGACCGGCACCGACCCCACGGGCCGCGGCGGCGGGCTGGTGCTGCCGGTGGTGCTGGACAACGCCTTTTACGTGGCGATGGGGATGGCGGCCTTCGCCATCATCTTCGGCACCCGCCACATCGACGCCGCCGAGCACCACCAGGGCATGGTGGCGGCGGTGGCGTTCGAATCGCTGGTGAAGCTGCTGGCCTTTCTGGCGGTGGGGGGGTTCGTGGTGTGGGGCATGAACGGCGGCGGGGCGGACCTGTTCGCCCGCGCCGCCGCCCACCCGGAGATTTCCCGGCTGCTGACCGACGGCCCGGCCATGGGGGACGGGGTGTGGGTGACCACCACGCTGCTGGCCCTGGCCGCGGTGCTGTGCCTGCCCCGCCAGTTCCAGGTGATGGTGATCGAGAACACCGACGAGCGCCACCTGACCCGCGCCCTGTGGCTGTTCCCCCTCTATATGCTGCTCATCAACCTGTTCGTGCTGCCGGTGGCGGTGGCGGGGCTGCTGCATCACCGGGGTGCGGTGGACCCCGACGTGTTCGTGGTGTCGCTGCCGCTGGCCGGGGATGCGCCGTGGCTGGCGCTGCTGGCCTTCATCGGCGGGCTGTCGGCGGCCACCGGCATGATCATCGTCGAGGCCATCGCGCTGTCCACCATGGTGTGCAACGATCTGGTGATGCCGCTGCTGCTGCATTTCCGCCGGCAGGAGATGGAGCGCACGCCCGACCTGTCGCCCATGCTGCTGCGGGTGCGGCGGGCGGCCATCGTGATGATCCTGCTGCTGGGCTACGCCTATTACCGCTTCACAGGCCAGGCGTACGCGCTGGTGGCCATCGGCCTGATCTCCTTCGCCGCGGTGGCGCAGTTCGCCCCGGCGCTGGTGGGGGCGGTGATGTGGGCCGGGGCCACGCGGCGCGGCGCGCTGGCCGGTCTCAGCGGTGGCATCGCCGTCTGGGCCTATACCCTGCTGCTGCCGTCGTTCGCGCGGTCGGGCTGGCTGCCGGCCTCGTTCATCGAGGCGGGGCCGTGGGGGGTGGCGGTGCTGAAGCCCTATGCCCTGTTCGGCCTGACCGGGCTGGACCCGCTGAGCCATGCCCTGTTCTGGAGCATGCTGGTCAACATCGGCCTGTACGTGGCGGTGTCGCTGCTGGACGATCCCGACCTGGGCGAACGCGCCCAGGCCACCGCCTTCACCCAGGCGTTCACGGAAACGGTTCCCCCCGGCGGCGGCGGGGATGGCGGGGAGCGCCCGTGGCGCGGACGGGTGGAGGTGGAGGGCTTGCAACGGATCGTCGCACGCTTCCTCGGCCCCCAGCGCGCGGAGGCGGCCTTCGCCGCCTATTTCGCCGAGCGGGGAAAGGCGGTGCCGGCGCCCGGCCGCCCGGCCCCCGCCGGGCTGGTGCGGCATGCCGAGCGGCTGCTGTCGGGGGCCATCGGCTCGGCCTCGGCCCGCGTGGCGCTGGCATCGGCGGCCACGGGGGCCGAGGTCAGCCGGGCCGAGCTGATGCGCATGCTGGACGAGACCAGCCACGTCATCGAATACAGCCGCCAGTTGGAAGACAAGACCGCCGAACTTGAACGCGCCTCCGCCGCCTTGCGCGCCGCCAACGAGCGCCTTCAGGAGCTGGACCGGCTGAAGGACGAGTTCCTGTCCACCGTCACCCACGAGCTGCGCACGCCGCTGACCTCCATCCGGGCGCTCAGCGAAATCCTCTTCGACGATCCCGGCGCCGAGGTGGAGCAGCGGCAGCAGTTCCTGTCCATCATCATCCGCGAGAGCGAGCGGCTGACCCGCCTGATCAATCAGGTGCTGGACATGGCCAAGATCGAGGCGGGGGAAATGGACTGGACCATCGCCCCGCTCGACCCTGCCCGGATGGTGGACGAGGCCGCCACCGCCACCGCCCAGCTTTTCCAGGACAAGGGCATCGCGCTCGCCGTCACCCTGGCCCCTGCCCTGCCCCCGGTGCTGGGCGATCATGACCGGCTGGTCCAGGTGGTGGTCAACCTGCTGTCCAACGCCGCCAAGTTCACGCCCGAGAACGGCCACGTGACCGTCACCGCCGAAGCCGGGGACGGGGAGGTTCTGGTCCGCGTCGCCGACGACGGCCCCGGCATCGCCCCCGAACACCACGCCGCCGTGTTCGACCGCTTCCGGCAGGTGGGCGACACCATGACCGACAAGCCCCAGGGCACGGGGCTCGGCCTTGCCATCTGCAAGCGCATCGTGGAGCACCTGCACGGGCGGCTGTGGGTGGACAGCGCGCCGGGACGGGGGGCCACCTTTTCCTTCACCATGCCCTTTGCGTCCTCTTGCCCCATCCCCCCGGCGGGGGTTACCGATGCGGCAGCGGCCCGCCAGCGTCCTTAA
- a CDS encoding 3'-5' exonuclease: MSLPMAEGTAHPAPAAKPSKPPRALVPLAFRLAGASLMAVAAGAGFVLRDAVADPLTAYAVLMTGAAAAAVGGLWWVVERQILRAGSALAAEARVIGHGTAGARIPLERYGDLADMARAINDLSDKLVAARRDIDRAVGESTAQAEEQKQRLAAILHDLHDGVLVCNTRHQILLYNQKAVDVLRLTGQLGLGRNLLHFVLAEPVEHTLERLTLRVREGRHRTHAHGNTAQFVAGTTDGRILLNGRMSVLLQDSGVDGEPPAITGYVVTLSDATGELKALGQRDALLREATEGFCGPIANLRAALETLIDNPDLGADDLAAFQQAMAESSTTLSDRLETVTAAYRSVMAGSWPMSDIHSSNLINLVCHRATGGGAAGEKDRPEPPFTVTPTGLPQWVHVDSYSLVILLDHLLRRIHARTGATAFDLSAEAEGQWVYADITWAGTPLPSGVVDSWLDDPLTDALGGLTVGDVLQHHRSTLWCDAAHHSGENGAPGMARLRVPLPPAQSPPSAHITAVPASTRPEFFDFNLLHQPLVTSELGQTPLERLHYVVFDTETTGLSPSGGDEIIQIAAVRIVNGRILTGETFNALVNPGRPIPPESVPFHGITDAMVAGQPAIGTVLPQFRAFVSGAVLVAHNAAFDLKFLKMKEAKTGVRFDTPVLDTMLLSRMLQGADGDHTLDGIAQRLGIEVVDRHTALGDSLVTAAIFLRMIDMLREREVRTLDDAIRKANILVELAARERVF, translated from the coding sequence ATGAGCCTGCCGATGGCCGAGGGCACGGCCCACCCCGCCCCCGCGGCAAAGCCGTCCAAGCCGCCGCGCGCCCTGGTGCCGCTGGCCTTCCGGCTGGCGGGGGCCAGCCTGATGGCGGTGGCCGCCGGGGCCGGGTTCGTCCTGCGCGACGCGGTGGCCGATCCGCTGACCGCCTACGCCGTGCTGATGACCGGGGCCGCCGCAGCCGCGGTCGGCGGGCTGTGGTGGGTGGTGGAGCGCCAGATCCTGCGCGCCGGCTCCGCCCTGGCGGCGGAGGCGCGCGTGATCGGCCACGGCACCGCCGGGGCGCGCATCCCGCTGGAACGCTACGGTGATCTGGCCGACATGGCCCGCGCCATCAACGATCTGTCCGACAAGCTGGTGGCGGCCCGCCGCGACATCGACCGCGCCGTGGGCGAATCCACCGCTCAGGCCGAGGAGCAGAAGCAGCGGCTGGCCGCCATCCTGCACGACCTGCACGACGGGGTTCTGGTGTGCAACACCCGCCACCAGATCCTGCTGTACAATCAAAAGGCCGTGGACGTCCTGCGCCTGACCGGGCAGTTGGGACTGGGCCGCAACCTCTTGCACTTCGTCCTGGCCGAACCGGTGGAGCACACGCTGGAGCGGCTGACCCTGCGCGTGCGCGAGGGGCGGCACCGCACCCACGCCCACGGCAACACCGCCCAGTTCGTGGCCGGCACCACCGACGGGCGCATCCTGCTGAACGGGCGCATGAGCGTGCTGCTGCAGGACAGCGGCGTGGACGGCGAGCCGCCGGCCATCACCGGCTATGTGGTCACCCTGTCCGACGCGACGGGCGAGTTGAAGGCGCTGGGCCAGCGCGACGCCCTGCTGCGCGAGGCGACGGAGGGGTTCTGCGGCCCCATCGCCAACCTGCGCGCGGCCCTGGAAACCCTGATCGACAACCCCGACCTGGGCGCGGACGATCTGGCGGCGTTCCAGCAGGCCATGGCCGAGTCCTCCACCACCCTGTCCGACCGGCTGGAAACGGTCACCGCCGCGTACCGCTCGGTCATGGCCGGGTCGTGGCCCATGAGCGACATCCATTCCTCCAACCTCATCAACCTTGTCTGCCACCGGGCAACCGGCGGCGGGGCCGCGGGGGAAAAGGACAGGCCGGAGCCGCCCTTCACCGTCACCCCCACCGGCCTGCCGCAGTGGGTGCATGTGGACAGCTACAGCCTGGTGATCCTGCTGGACCACCTGCTGCGCCGCATCCACGCGCGCACCGGGGCCACCGCCTTCGACCTGTCGGCGGAAGCGGAGGGGCAGTGGGTCTATGCCGACATCACCTGGGCCGGCACGCCGCTGCCCAGCGGGGTGGTGGATTCCTGGCTGGACGATCCCCTGACCGACGCGCTGGGGGGGCTGACCGTCGGCGACGTGCTTCAGCACCACCGCAGCACCCTGTGGTGCGACGCCGCCCATCACAGCGGCGAGAACGGCGCCCCCGGCATGGCCCGCCTGCGGGTGCCGCTGCCGCCGGCGCAATCGCCGCCCTCGGCCCACATCACCGCGGTTCCGGCCAGCACCCGGCCCGAGTTCTTCGACTTCAACCTGCTGCACCAGCCGCTGGTGACCAGCGAATTGGGCCAGACGCCGCTGGAACGGCTGCATTACGTGGTGTTCGACACCGAAACGACGGGGCTGTCCCCGTCGGGCGGCGACGAGATCATCCAGATCGCCGCCGTGCGCATCGTCAACGGCCGCATCTTGACGGGGGAGACGTTCAACGCCCTGGTCAATCCGGGCCGCCCGATCCCGCCGGAATCGGTGCCGTTCCACGGCATCACCGACGCCATGGTGGCGGGGCAGCCGGCCATCGGCACGGTGCTGCCGCAGTTCCGCGCCTTCGTCTCCGGGGCGGTGCTGGTGGCGCACAACGCCGCCTTCGACCTCAAGTTCCTGAAGATGAAGGAAGCCAAGACCGGGGTGCGTTTCGACACCCCGGTGCTGGACACCATGCTGCTGTCGCGGATGCTCCAGGGGGCGGACGGCGACCACACGCTGGACGGCATCGCCCAGCGGCTGGGGATCGAGGTGGTGGACCGCCACACGGCCCTTGGTGACAGTCTGGTCACCGCCGCCATCTTCCTGCGCATGATCGACATGCTGCGGGAACGCGAGGTGCGCACGCTGGACGACGCCATCCGCAAGGCGAACATCCTGGTGGAACTGGCGGCGCGCGAGCGGGTGTTCTGA
- a CDS encoding response regulator transcription factor, with the protein MKPTILVADDEPSIVLSLQVLLQKAGYAVRIARNGEEALASVADAAPDLILLDAMMPKRDGFDVCQTLRADPALKSLPIIMLTAKSRDVERQKGMALGATDYITKPFSTRDLVALVRRHLPQDGVAS; encoded by the coding sequence ATGAAGCCGACGATTCTGGTGGCGGACGACGAACCGAGCATCGTCCTGTCGCTGCAGGTTCTGCTGCAAAAGGCGGGATACGCCGTGCGTATCGCCCGCAACGGGGAAGAGGCGCTGGCGTCCGTGGCCGACGCCGCCCCCGACCTGATCCTGCTGGACGCCATGATGCCCAAGCGCGACGGCTTCGACGTGTGCCAGACGCTGCGCGCCGATCCGGCGCTGAAATCCCTGCCCATCATCATGCTGACGGCCAAGAGCCGCGACGTGGAACGGCAGAAGGGGATGGCGCTGGGGGCGACCGACTATATCACCAAGCCGTTCTCCACCCGCGATCTGGTGGCGCTGGTCCGCCGGCACCTGCCGCAAGACGGGGTGGCGTCATGA
- a CDS encoding SPOR domain-containing protein: MSDNDDIAKLLRALNDDIRPDAKAPAADGYADDADDEGEDEPPRQMPYGKIALALLTAAGIGLAVVVLDGSRSAAPPAPAPGALIPSQNAETLTAPPAAAGGGTGMAGQGMAPSGQSPAYPQNPVYAQAPGYAQPQGLVSRSGAAPEGLIARPGGVAGASPSLPAQQLQTQTVPIPSVAPPSSGMPVAPPMAVAVAPPPASPPSEAPRNAVAAIPPADTAALQAALAPKVPQGPQRPPVLVKPTRTQPEEPATPARSIPDGRYSVQVGTFRDAANADSLLHRLNSHGFRAYTVDWTDQNAQSWRAVRVGGTDSQNEAKHLASELKSKLGINGYIVSAK, from the coding sequence ATGTCCGACAACGATGACATCGCAAAGCTGCTGCGCGCGTTGAACGACGACATCCGGCCCGACGCGAAGGCACCCGCGGCGGACGGCTACGCCGACGACGCCGATGACGAGGGGGAGGACGAGCCCCCCCGGCAGATGCCCTATGGCAAGATCGCGCTGGCGCTGCTGACCGCGGCGGGCATCGGGCTGGCCGTGGTGGTGCTGGACGGTTCCCGCTCGGCGGCACCGCCGGCGCCGGCGCCGGGCGCCCTGATCCCGTCCCAGAACGCCGAGACATTGACCGCCCCGCCCGCCGCCGCGGGCGGCGGAACCGGCATGGCCGGACAGGGCATGGCCCCGTCCGGCCAAAGCCCCGCCTATCCCCAAAATCCCGTCTATGCCCAAGCGCCGGGCTATGCCCAGCCCCAGGGGCTGGTGTCCCGTTCCGGTGCGGCACCGGAGGGGCTGATCGCCCGTCCCGGCGGCGTTGCCGGCGCCTCCCCGTCCCTGCCGGCACAGCAGCTCCAGACCCAGACGGTTCCCATCCCCTCGGTCGCCCCGCCCTCCAGCGGGATGCCGGTGGCCCCGCCCATGGCGGTGGCCGTGGCCCCCCCGCCGGCCAGCCCGCCCAGCGAGGCGCCGCGCAACGCCGTCGCCGCCATCCCCCCCGCCGACACCGCGGCGCTGCAGGCCGCCCTGGCGCCCAAGGTTCCCCAGGGGCCCCAGCGCCCGCCCGTGCTGGTCAAGCCCACCCGTACCCAGCCGGAGGAGCCGGCCACCCCCGCCCGCAGCATCCCCGACGGGCGCTATTCGGTGCAGGTGGGCACGTTCCGCGATGCCGCCAACGCCGACAGCCTGCTGCACAGGCTGAACAGCCACGGCTTCCGCGCCTACACCGTCGATTGGACCGACCAGAACGCCCAGTCGTGGCGCGCCGTGCGCGTGGGTGGCACCGACAGCCAGAACGAGGCCAAGCATCTGGCGTCGGAACTGAAGAGCAAGCTGGGCATCAACGGCTACATCGTCTCGGCCAAATAA
- a CDS encoding transporter substrate-binding domain-containing protein, whose amino-acid sequence MTGRTIVGRIAALLAVTVVLAALTPAPARADGTPTGTGTAGTLARVRANGMLRCGVIPSGQGLSTLDEQGRWIGFFPDLCRALAAAVTGSGRNVDFVELNTRSRLAVVASGGVDVLMASTTWTLRREGEPGLVFPYVALYDGLGLMVHKSAGIAALDKVQDSTVCVADGTTTVRNLEDWARIRGVRLMVRRSPTVDAAATAFFNHHCDLLAADRTALFARRALHAPVPSDYTILPGILAKEPLSAAIAAGDPAWERVVRWVFFAALLAEEHNITSDDAAFPKPGTDYETARLLGMMPGFGGAMGAELGLDDQWLRRAIAEAGNYREIFERNLGRNSLLKLERGLNALWTDGGLLFAPPLGG is encoded by the coding sequence ATGACCGGACGGACCATCGTGGGGCGCATCGCGGCCCTGCTGGCGGTGACGGTGGTACTGGCCGCCCTGACGCCCGCCCCCGCCCGTGCCGACGGCACGCCCACCGGCACGGGAACCGCCGGCACCCTGGCGCGCGTGCGCGCCAACGGCATGCTGCGCTGCGGGGTGATTCCCAGCGGACAGGGGTTGTCCACCCTGGATGAACAGGGGCGGTGGATCGGTTTCTTCCCCGACCTGTGCCGTGCCCTGGCCGCCGCGGTGACGGGCAGCGGACGCAACGTGGATTTCGTCGAGCTCAACACCCGCAGCCGGCTGGCGGTGGTGGCGTCGGGCGGGGTGGATGTTCTGATGGCCTCCACCACCTGGACCCTGAGGCGGGAGGGGGAACCGGGGCTGGTCTTCCCCTATGTCGCCCTGTACGACGGGCTGGGGCTGATGGTGCACAAATCCGCCGGCATCGCCGCGCTGGACAAGGTGCAGGATTCCACCGTGTGCGTGGCCGACGGCACCACCACCGTGCGCAATCTGGAGGATTGGGCCCGGATCCGCGGCGTGCGGCTGATGGTGCGGCGCAGCCCCACGGTGGACGCGGCGGCGACCGCCTTCTTCAACCATCATTGCGACCTGCTGGCCGCCGACCGCACGGCGCTGTTCGCCCGCCGGGCGCTGCACGCGCCGGTGCCGTCCGACTACACCATCCTGCCCGGCATCCTGGCCAAGGAACCGTTGAGCGCGGCCATCGCCGCCGGCGATCCGGCGTGGGAACGGGTGGTGCGCTGGGTCTTCTTCGCCGCCCTGCTGGCGGAAGAGCACAACATCACCTCCGACGACGCCGCGTTCCCCAAGCCGGGAACCGATTACGAGACGGCACGGCTTCTGGGGATGATGCCCGGTTTCGGCGGCGCCATGGGGGCGGAATTGGGGCTGGACGACCAATGGCTGCGCCGCGCCATCGCCGAGGCCGGCAATTACCGCGAGATCTTCGAGCGGAATCTGGGCCGCAACTCCCTTTTGAAACTGGAGCGCGGGCTGAACGCCCTGTGGACCGACGGGGGGCTGCTGTTCGCCCCGCCGCTGGGCGGCTGA